TTTCAACGACTCTGGCTCTCTTGGCGCTCTCAGATATCACTACACTACTGCCATTCCCAGGACTTGAACAGCCTTTTGTCATACTGAGAATTGCTGATGTCGGATTGCTACCTATCCCACATTAATTTGACGCACTACCGGAGAGGGGTTTGGGGTGAGGACGGATTTAGGAATTCATCCTTGTATTCAGCAACGCCACTATTTCTTCCCTTGCTGTAGAACAGATCTCATTCATCCATAAAATCTTCAGAATTGCCACCTAAAACTCCAGATAAGAAACTAAGAATCAACAATCGTTCACGACGCTTGCGACAGAACCCCAACGTCTGTGCCACCAACTCCGACTTACTGCAACGATCGCTTGTACTCGACCATCATCATGGGTTTTCGTCTCGTGAATCCTAGACAAACTGAATCACCAGCTTCTTCAGAGAGTTATTCTTTGAGGATTAGATAAAACTGACGTATATTGCTGGATATGTAACTGGGCGGAGCGTTCCCAGGTATAGTGGGGTAAAATCGCTTGGCTATTGGAGATTAGGAATTGTCGCAGGGCTGGGTCGAGGCTTTGGTGCATGGCCGAGGCGATCGCTTCGGGTATTTCTACGTCTACTAATAACGCCTGATCCGAGGACAGAAATTCAGTGAAGGGGGGAAAATTAGCTGTAATCACTGGAACCCCAGAGGCGATCGCTTCCATGACGACTAATCCCCAGCCTTCCTTAACCGATGGAAACACAAACGTATCGGCACAACGGTAGAGTACAGGCATATCGCAATCGGGGATCAGCCCTGGCAAGATCAGCGATCGCCCAATGGTGATTCCCAGTCGCTCAACCTCGGCAAAAAATGCGTCCCGATAATCAGCATAGTCAAACAACGTCATGCCGCCAGCGATCACTAACTGCGAGTGGGGATAGTCCATCAGCACATGAGCAAATGCTTGGAGAAGACGAATAGAATTTTTACGCGGCTCAACCCCCCCTACGGTTAAAAAAATAGGATAACCGGATAACCCCATGCGTTCTTTCAAGCCGGATTCAGTACCGTTTACAGTACCGTTAAAGCGACGGGTATTGACACCATTCACCATGAGTGGCGCATCTAAACCATAGCGCGCTTCTAGCTGTTGCTGCCAATGACGACTCACACAAAGACAGCGATCGGGCAACTGAATAGATGTTTCCTGACAGTGTTGTAGGTAAGGACTGTTATAGTCTTCAATATGATGAACCGTTCGCAGGATATGGGAAATCGGGTATCCCTGCGATCGCAGCATAATCAGCGCGTTCGCACTAATGCAATCCTGTGCGTGATAGACGTCGTAAGGAGCATCACCGCGCTCAAAACAAGCTTGGAAAAAATCGACATAGTCCTGAATCCGCTGCTGGATGAGGCGATCGATAGTCGGTGGGGCGGGCTGACTGGGCACCAATTGATAGTCACAGGCGATCGCTCGATACAGTTCTCCATCACCCTTATCCAAGGCAAAAATACATACGTCTTGCCCCAGCGCCGCTAGAGCTTCTGCCAATTCAACGGTATGGATCACACTACCGCGTGGCTTAGTGGAATAGGTGAGCAGAGCAATTCGCATCATTAATCAGCAAGGTAATAAAAATAATGATTAGCACATTGCGGTGTGTTAATCATGGTTTTGTAGGATAAAACCAATCCACAATCAGCCCTAAGGCAGCAGTTTAAACTCTGAACACGCTACGACCCAAGAGCAACCTGGTTGATCCCATCAGAATTTTTCGGTTGGGCGACTCGCTGCTTAGCTATGATACAATCTGCCAGATACGCTGCATCTCGATCAATCCCCGAAAAACGCCCCGACCCCCAGGTATAGAGCCACGGCAATCCTAAGAAATATAATCCTCTCACAACGGTGACCCCACGCTCATGTCCAGGATATCCTTTACCATCGAACACCGGAATATCAATCCATTCATAGTTCATGGTATAGCCGGTACACCAGATCACCGCACCAATATTGGCAGATTGATAATCCAGTTCAGTTTGCTCCATCTGAGGCTCCCATACCGGTTGGTAGGGCGGCTCGGTTGGCGCTTCAATATGGTGCTTCTCAATAAATCCGTCAATGGTTCGCTTGATGCTTTCGGCTACGGCATCAGCCGCATCTAAGTTTTGTTTGAGGTTGGGCTGGAAGGTAAGGCAACTCCCTTGAATATCCTTGAGATGCCCGTAGAGCTGCATTCCCTCTAGGGCAAAATGCCGCAGGTCAATCTCTCGTCCACCGCCTCGTCCAGTCACATAGTGATTTGTTTTTGTTCGTACCTTATGCTTATCTGGATGCTGATCGATGGAGAGGTCGTAGTAGCCCATTTCATCTAGCCAGGCAACTACATCCTTACCTCGATACGTTCGAGGAGAACGGGGAGCCCCTCCCACACAAAGATGGACTTGTTTACCGGCAAGATGGAGATCTTCTGCGATTTGACAGCCCGACTGTCCGGTTCCGATGACAAGAACACCTTTGTCGGGTAAGGATTCCGGATTTTTATACTCTGATGAATGAATTTGTATGATCTCCGGAGCAAAGCGTTGAGAGAGGGCAGGAATTTTGGGTCGATGATAGCCGCCCGTCGCGACAACAACCTGATCGGCTGTGAAATGTCCAATGCTGGTTTCTAGCCCGAAGCCTTGCCCCTGTTGATACAAATGATGGACAGCAACGCCTTCCTTAACTGGAGGATTGAAGACCGCCACATAGCTTTCGATGTACTGAACAATTTCATCCCGCTGCATAAAACCGTGGGGGTCATCACCAGAGTAGGGATGGCCCGGTAAAATACATTGCCAATTGGGTGTGACCAAGCAAAACGAATCCCATCGTTGCGATCGCCAGGAATAGCCAATCTTATGTTTCTCGAACAGGATATGATCAATGCCGTTTTGCTTGAGATAGTAGCTTACGGCCAGGCCAGCCTGCCCTCCACCAACAATAGCAACTGAGTAATGGGTGGTCATGGGTGACGTTGCCTCCCAGCAACAGGTTCACTTAGGTTCACTGCGATATGATGCCAAACAAGGCGCAACACTGGACGACGAGACTCTGGATGTTGCGCTTCTTCTGCACAGTAGGATTAGCTTCGTTGCCGTCCTGTATCTTTGAATACACACTGAACAGGTTTAGCGGTAAGGACAGGAAGGGCCGCATCCAGCGATGTTTTGACAAAGAATGGCGATCGCGGTCCCTTGGTTCCTTGATCGTGTTCAAAGGCTAGACCGTTCAGCGATTCAGCCCCTCAGCCGCGATAGAAATGGATGTGCCACCAATAGACTGAAAGATAGAACCCTGGTGAAATCGTTAGGGGTAAATGTGTCGTGGAGAGACTGTTGTAGCACCGCACGATCCTATCATTACTATATGTAGGCAGCGCGATCGCATCTACTTTGTGGCATTCAACACAGAAACCGACTCCCACCTTGCGGCTCAATAGAGTGAACTCTGTTTGATGTGGGTACCTGTGTCCGATTCTGTTGTGGATTGCCTGAATGCACCGCGCCTCATGTTCGAGTTGCAGCGGGCCAATCAGATTGCTCAAGATATCTACGCTTGTCTAGATACTAGGGCGATCGCCAACCGTGTCACTCAAGGGCTGGTCAATCAGTTCAACTGTGCGCTTGCACGCATTTGGTTAGTAGAGCCCGATCGTACACATCTCAAAATGATTGGTTCGGCTGGCCTCTACACCCGCACCGATGGGGCATTCAGCACCGTTCCCATGGGGGCGTTCAAAGTCGGGAAAATTGCCCAGAATCGAGTTTCCTTTCTTAGCAATAATCTCCTAGATGAGCCGTGGCTGCGCGATCGCGAATGGGCGCTCCAGCATCAACTCCGGGGCTTCGCCGGCTATCCCCTGGCAACATCCGACACGGTGATTGGAGTGTTGGCCGTCTTTAGCCGAGAAGCCCTTGCGCCTGAATTCCTAGAAATATTGCTCAGTCTTTGTACCACGGTGACGGTTTCCTTGGGCAGCGCGCTCCAGTTTCAGCAAGTCCAGCAAACCTGGCACCTCGCAGGGCAAGGGCTATCTGCCCTACAATCTCCCATGCTGTCCGATTATCTCGCCAAACTGTTGGGACTTATTCCCCTCAAGTTGGTTGGAACCGAGCGATCGCTCGACGTATCGCTCACCTACCTCTTCATCAAGTTTACGGAGTTGGTTCAGCCGCTCGATTGCACCACCTGTAGTTTGACCTACTCCACGGATGTCGTCACCCTAGATGCGATCGTGTCCGCCGATGCTCTAGTCGTCACGACCCATGACGGCGACATCCCCCTTTCTAGCGATGCTGGATCGACCCAACGGGAGCAACCAGGAAACACAACGGCCGTTCCATCCTCGTTTAGACCGATCCTACTGGCAATTGCTAGTTTGGGTGGCACTCTAACAACCACGGTAGGGACGTTGAGTAAAGTCGTGCAGATTACCCTAAAACTGCCCTACAGCCAGCCCGCCACCAACGGATACGTTAGGGTCGAATGTCGCTCGGCCGTTTTGCAATGTGCCTTTAGCCAAATGGTCACGACTGCAGGGTTTGCCCTGTCAACCGTGCCAGATCCATCCATTCCACTCATTACAGATCAGCCCGATCAGATCCAGGGGAGCGATCGCGTCATTTGGGTTCATCCTTCCTCCATGGGCAGTCCCCGTTATCCCCAAGGCGTTGTCGCCCAAATCAGCCTAGATACAGACTCCACTGTTCTACGGGAGGTGATTATGACCGTCTTAGAGGGCAATACCTGGGGCATCCATGATGGGGAAAACACCCAGAAAATGCTATCGTCCCGCGAACATGATGTGATGTGCTTACTGACCCAAGGGTTGCGCGATCGCGAAATTGCCGGACAGCTTCATATCAGTGAGAGCACCGTCAAATTTCATATCAATAATACGCTGGCAAAACTGAACGTCAAAACGCGTGTACAGGCCGTATATGAACTGATGCGTCATGGGTGGCTAGAGGTTTGAATCGTTTCTGTTTCCGTCCCCCCGTTGAGCGAGAGCAGACCGATGCAGAAGGCCGGTAAGGGTTTAGCAGCATTAGGTTTGATTCATCCCACCCTGGTCGTCAATACAACGCCGGACAACGGCCCATTAGCGATCGCCTGACGGTGCCCAACCGGTCAAGGGCTGCTCTACTAAATTCCACAACATCGCCGTCTCAGCGCCCCAGGTTAACGTCAGTTGTTGGCTATCGTCCACCCGCCCGATCGCCTCACAGTGCAGATCGCGTCCATGAAACTGAGCCTGGATTCGTTCCACCTGATGGGGGCGCACACTCAGCAAAAACCCATAGCTCGGAAAATGGTGAAGCCACGGGTATACATCCAAAGATGGCGGGCGGGGAATCGCCTCTAGATCAATCACCGCGCCACACTGAGAGGTTTCTAGCAACATCAGGGCCGTTCCCAATACTCCCCCCATGCTGATATCTTTCCCAGCATCGCACCAGCCCTGTTCTGCCACTATTGGAAGTAAGGATAAATCATCGCGTAGCCGCTGCGGGTCGGTCGTCGTCGCCGCGTTCCAAAACGGATAGTGTTTAAAGGGCTGACCGCGGAGATCAATCGCCATCAAGAGCACGTCTCCGGCTTGGGCATGAAAGCTCGTGATCAACTGCTGCGCCTGCCCCAGAATCGCCACAGACAGAGCCGCATAGGGACTGTGGCAATTGGTATGTCCGCCCACAACCGGAATGCCGTAGGCGGCAGCGGCGGCCTGTAGCCCCGTCCATAGCTCTTGACTGGCTGCCGGCGATGGTGACCACAGGGCATCCACGATCGCAATGGGATGCCCGCCCATGGCGTAAATATCACTAACATTGACCATCACCGCACACCATCCAGCAAACCAAGGCTCCGCCTCCACTAAGCTGGGTAGCATTCCCTCGGCGGCGAATAAAAGATGGCGATCGCCCTGCCAAATGGCCGCGCAGTCATCTCCCAACAAAACAGGCGGATCGGCCGAACGCTCCAGCCCGCCGAAGGCACCAGACAACGACTCAAGCGATCGCGTCCCCGGTCGGAAATACTGCGCCGCCAGTTGAATATCCTGTTTCTGCTGAATGCCAAGGGAGTGGCGTAACTGCTCCACCAAACGGGGCAATTGCCTAGCATCATCCATACCTATGCCACCTCAAGCACTTGAGGCAGTCCTTGAGGACGAGGCTCACCATTGGCCGGATAATAGTCCAAATCAGCTTGCATGAGGTGATGGGGATGCCCACAGATATCGATTTCCTCCAGTGAATCCCAATGTAGCCGTTGAAAAAAGCGCACGTTCTGCAACTGCACTGTGGCCAAAAACCGTTCGCAGCCCCAAGTATTGGCCGTCATCACCGCCTTTTCGATCAGACCTTTCCCAATCCGCCAGCCCCGACGATGGGTAGGATGCACGCCTAGCCGACCGCCATACCACAGCCCTGGCTCCGGTTCGTAGATGCGGACAACCCCAATCACCTGTTCCCAGGGAGCCAGGTAGGGTTCATACACACTCTGAACGGAGGTAAGCGCCACAATCGGATAGGCGATCGCATCAATGTCATCCCAATCACTGCCGCGAAATAGCTTCTGTTCTTGACAAAAAATTTGGTAGCGCAGGTCGGCATACTCCCGCATTTCGGTGGCGGTTTTGGCAATCTCAAATCGATAGGTAGATCGAGTCATGGTTGGCCATCCCAGAATTCACATTAACAGGTCAACAGCGATCGCCCGAGGGCGGATTCAATCTCCAATGCATTCCGAACCCACGGTCTATGTTTCAAAGGCAGATAAGGCAGAGCAGGCCCCACACTTGGCACAGCCAGCTTCGACATCTTGGGAGGATAGTCCTGCATTTTTGAGCCGTTGCCCAACCTCTTGATAGAGGCGATACATAAACTCACTATCGGGCGGGGCAGTATCCTCCAGCGGGGTACCGGTGATGGGTACAAAGGGGACAATGAAGGGATAAACGCCTAGCTGAATGAGGCGATCGCTGGTGTCCACCAGGGCATTGAGGCTATCCCCCAAACCGGCGAGGAGATAGGTGCTAACCTGTCCCCAACCAAAGACCTGTACCGCTGCGGCAAAGGCTTCGAAATAGGTTTCCAGCGAAACAGTGGCTTTCCCAGGCATAATGCGATCGCGCACCTCGGGGGTAACGGCCTCTAGGTGCATTCCCAGGCTATTGATACCGGCCGCCTTCATCCGTTCAAACCAACTGAAATCCGCTGGGGGTTCGCATTGCGCCTGGATGGGAATATCGACCCGCGCTTTGATTGCCCGCGCACATTCCGTTAGATAAGCGGCACCGCGATCGGGAGTATTGGGGGTGCCGGTGGTCATCACCACGTGCTTGATCCCATCGAGCCGCACCGCCGCTTCGGTTACTTCAGCCAATTGATCCGGTGTTTTGCGGGCAATGGTGCGATCGGCGGCTAAGGATTGCCCGATCGCACAAAACTGACAGGCGGTGGCGCGGTCATTGTAGCGCATGCAGGTCTGGAGTACCGTTGTTGCCAGTACGTCGTGGCTATGGAGCAGGGCGATTTTCCAGTAGGGGATGCCGTCAGCCGTTTGGAGTCCATAGAATTTCGGCTGCTTGGGAAACTGAACCGAGGCGATCGCTTGCCCATGGCATTCTAAGGTTGGCTGAACCTCCTCACTGGGCACCACGGGGGAACTGTTGACCGCCGCGCTAAGGCGATACGGGGAAACCGCCGCCGTGCCCGTGTAGACCGGCACCATGACCGTCGTGCCATCAACCACAATCGCCTTATGATCCGATGGGCCAGCCCCGCCTTTACGTCCCGCCGCCCCGGACGTTTGTTCGGCAAGCTGCAACCCCTTCGATTGCAGTTCCACCAGTAACTGTTGTTTATCCATATCAGTTGAGCCCAGCCGTCAGGGTTAGCAAAAAGAGTAACTATCGAGCGATTGTCCTAATCTGCAATGAAATCAGAAACATCAAGATCGGCGCTCACGTGACAATCGGTGGAGAAGCCGGCGAGGTGGGTGAACCGTTGGGGAACGCATCTGCCCCATTCATCAGTCCCGCATCCTCTCCAGTGGGGGGCATGGGAAACGGATGGTCAACCATAGTAGGCTGCGATCGCCGATCAACGTACAGTTGCAGCAATTCCGGTCGGGAATAGTGCCCCACAGAATCCATCATGCGTTTGCGCTTGATGAGCAACGAAAAGTCTAAATCGGCAATCACCAAGCCTTCTCCCTCAGTGATGGCAGGAGCCAAATGATTGCCTTCCGGGCCAATGATGGCCGTATTACAACCGCCCTGAATCGCCCGCTGCAAGGTCGTGTCGGTGGTCACCTGTTGAATTTGCTCCGGCGAGAGCCAACTCGTCGCATTCACCACAAAACATCCCGCTTCCAACGCATGATGGCGGATAGTAACCTCGATCTGTTCCTTGAAAATGTCGCCCACCAAGGAGCCTGGAAACTGAGCGCAATGAATTTGTTCGTGCTGGGCCATGAGGGCATAGCGCGCCAATGGATTATAGTGTTCCCAACAGGCCAACGCCCCCAATCGCCCAACCGCAGTGTCTACGACCTGCAATCCATCCCCATGACCCTGCCCCCAAACCATCCGCTCGTGGTAGGTTGGCGTAATTTTTCGGCGCTTCAGGACAAGATCGCCATCGGCATCAAACACCAGTTGGGTATTGTAGAGCGATCCGCCATCCCGCTCATTGATGCCCAATACAACAACCATGCCATAGCGCTTAGCCGCTTGCCCAACCGCAACCGTTGTAGGACTAGGAACGACAACCGCCTCCTCGTATAGCTGCATGTGCGCTTTACCCATCAAGACGGGCGGTTGAATAAACGAGAAGTAAGGATAGTAGGGAACCAGCGTTTCGGGGAAAACAATCAACTGAACTCCCTGTTGGGCCGCCTCAGCGATCGCCCCCAACACTTTTTCAACGGTTCCTTCTCGGCTAAAAAGCACAGGGGAAATCTGAGCAGCAGCAGCACGAACAGTGCGCGAGTAGTCAATCATGGTCACGTTTGGCGGTTGGGCATGGACTGTGATAACAAGTCAAGAGTTAAAACCGTTATCTCTTTTCACTCCGGCCAATGAGCCGGTCAAGGTTAATGAACCGATAGTCAACAGGTAATCAACGTTAAAGCATATGGCTTAAACAAACCTGTACCAGAGTTTTCAGCGATCGCCACAGGATGCTTCTCAACCCCAGTGCGATCGCTGAAGAATCGTTACATCGTCCAAGTATCCAGGATAAATGCGCCTTCTTTGCGGTGCAAGAGTACAATATCTAACACATCCAGGGGATTGATCGGCGTGATACCAGGAATCAAAGACGGTTCTCCATGACCATAAAGCGCCTGCAATGCAAAGCGGCAAGCATAAACTTTACCACCCTCATCCATAAACTTAACGATCTGATTATTCATGGCCATATGTCCAGGGAAGGCTTCATCGCCTAGCTTTGGAAACCCACGCTGTACACCCAACGTTACCCCTGGCCCATAGAGCAACACAGACGTTTCAAACCCCTTCCGAAGTAAGCGGGTGGCTTGTAGCAAATTAACTAAGCCAATCGATCCCTCAAACGCCACCGTATGAAAGGTAACTAACGCTTTTTCACCGGGTTCCGCCTTCACATCAGGAAAGACTTTCTCTTCATAATCAACAAGAAAATCACCGGTTTGGTGTGCAGGCTTCGTTACTTCTGGCATGAGTTCTTCCCTATTATTGAATTAGATAAGCTAAGATGCTTCAGACCTCACGGGTAACTGACGATAGACCGATTGCCCACATCTCCCTGCTGTAGCCGCGAAGGGCAGACAATATAGATCATCGAACTAGCTTCCCCCTGAGGATAGGCCACGTAATGACTACACGTAACGCTACCGGAAAACCCAGATCACAAGTCATGCCCGTGATAGAAAAAATCAAGTCTATTGGGCAGAGTCACTCTATGAGGTGGATGTTGAAATTCCTGATTACGTTTGAATATCAGTCTTAGGCTTAACTCTAACGTGTAGATTAGAAGCCAACCCAAGGTTTCTTTTGTATCTTAAGTTACACAAGCTCGGAGTCTAGCCTGATGAACAGGATAGATAGTACGAAAAAGGTGGCTTCTTCGAAGACTACCGTACTAAACCTATCGAAATCACTAGGGGTGCCTGATGGCGATCGCGCTCTTCCTGTCGTAGCGTCGAACATGTCGGTTAGAGCAGTTCATGTTTTGGTTTTACTCTTCCTACCTTTGCTATACAATGCAAAAGCATGATGTCCTGTTACAAAGTTGGAGCGTTCCGTCGTGCCCGAAATACGGTTTGAAATAGAGTGGCCCGATGGCACTCACGAAACCTGCTACTCTCCCTCGTTAGTGGTCAAGCAGTATTTAGAATCTGAAGCAGAATACGAGTTGCCTGACTTTATGGAGCGATCGCGCGCCGCGTTGCAGGAGGGGAGCAATCGCGTGCAGGCAAAATACGGTTTTCCATGCGGACTAGCATTAGGGCAGTTACAGCGATTGGAAGCAACCTCAGCGAAATATGTGAATCAGGACAACGTTAAGGTCAAGTTACTGAAATTTATCGAGTAATGGTTGATAGACGTCACTTGAGATAATCGCCAGATTCCTAGTGAAATGATTTTACCAAAATATCTTAAGCAGCCTCTACAGGATAAAATCAAGCCTAGTCCCTGCATCTGAATAACAAAAAAATATCTTCGGCAATGATAGATCTTGGGATATAGCACTCAGCAATCATGCTAGGGCGTGTTTTAAAGCTCATCCAAACCCTGATTCTTTCCTACGAAAGATCAAGGGGTTTAGCAGGTTTTAAAACAGAGCCTAGGATACTATGACGCCGTCTGCCTTTAGACTAGGCAAAGGTGTTTGCTGAGTTTGAGAAAGAAACCGCTACGGCAGTTCTGCTAGAGAACTGAAGTCAGGGTGATCAACTTCGATCTCGGCGGTGTAGCACGTCCAGTCGGAGCGAGAAAGGGTTTTACCGCACACCGCAGGCAGGCGATTCCCACAGCGTTCGGAAACCGCTTCAGAACGAATATTCTTCTGGGAATCGCTCTGGTAGGCTACATAGTTAAGTACCAGCAGCGGCAGCCCCAAGGGTACCGCCAAATATTCGCTCAGCTTGTAGGTGGCGGGAATGCTCTCCAGACTGACCTTAGCCGCCATGAGGTGAATGCCATGCTTGACCAAGGTACTGTAGGTAAACCCTTGGCACAGCGGCTCGGACAGAGCCTGCCCGGTGGCATCGGGGTAATAGGTGATATCTAGGGCGATGGGGGTATCATCGGCGTAGTATATTTTTTCTTGCCAGTAAACTTGGGCATCTTGATCGCTCAGATCCAGCTTGCGCTTGATGTCTGCCGAAGCCGGGATACGCTGAAACCGTAGCGACTGCACCCGACTCGTGTAGCCTTGCTGCTTTAAAGCCACATCAAAATACAGCAGTGGATTAGCTATCGAGAAGCTGATTTTATGCGGGTCGGTAACAAAAATTCCCTTGCCCCGCTGGGTGGTCACCAGTCCCTGTTGAATCAGGCTGGAGATTGCCTTGCGAATCGTGGTGCGGCTCACCCCAAACATTTCGCCTAGGTCAAATTCGCTGGGCAAACGCTCACCGGGCTCGTAGGCCCCGGTCTCAATTTTTTCCTTGAGTTGCTCTGAGATGAAAACATGCAGAGGTTGCCCGGCCTCTTGTCCAGTGGAAACCATAGAAAAAGTCATGATCTGATCATTACTTCTGGCATCTTACAGGAGAGTTAAGAGATAAAGCATGTTTTTACGTCCCTAAGATCGGTGAATTGGATTTGGGGTAGTGCTACGAACGTGAGCCACGCCCTTGATTAGCTGACAAATCTGATCCCCTCGTTCCCCAAAACCTTCTGGGCGAGGGGGATCAAGACAAGTTTCAGGTGTCTTTAAAGCCCCTCTACCGCCCTAAGGGAGGAGTTTGGGGTGAGGGTCTTCAAGTTTTGTAAGTCAACCAGCCCACGCGCTCTAGCCGTGGGCGTGGGATTCGGGGCTCAAACAGGGATTGCAGGCATAGCCTGACTGATATCCCCAAACCCCACGGGTCACGCTACTGCTCTATCGTGCTCTATCGTTACATTTTGAGCACTCCCAGGGCAGCATCACCAGGGACAGTACCGCTACACGGCAACCGGCTGAAAGCGCGACAGCTTGAACAGACTAGTGTTGTGAGGTGTCTGTCCCTCAATCGCGAGATCCGACAGCATTTTGCCCATCAGGGTGGTGAATTTGAATCCGTGCCCTGAGAATCCTGCCCCGATCACCACCTGAGGATAATTGGGATGCTGGTCAATCACAAAGTCTTTGTCAGGGGTGAGGGTGTAGAGGCAGCGGCGAGTCGAAATCAGCGGCCCAGCAGCGTCGGGAATGTACTGACGGGCAAAGTCGCGGATGCGCTCAGTCCAGTCCTGGCTGGGAGTATAGTCAACCTCGCTGGGTTTCTCGACGGTATCCCAGCCGTAGAAGGTGGTGATTTTGAGACCAATGCTGGGGTCTTCATGGGGAATGCCGTAGGGCATTTCGCCGTAGGGGCCATTCATGTGGGCAAAGAATACCGGAAACTTGCCGGGCTCAAAGTCGGCAGGGGTGCCGGGCTGGTAGAACCCCAGTTGGCAGGGCATGATTTTCAGCGGCAGGTTGATACCCTGTTGGGCAAGCAGACCTTTGGCCCAGCTACCGACGGTGAGAATGATGCGATCGCAGTGATATGTCTCCCCCTCAGTCACAACCTCAACACCGTATTCGCTTGGGGTCACTGTCAGCACTGGGGTTTGATCAATCACCGTTGCGCCCCGCTCCTGGGCCAAGCGAATGTGGGACAGCACGCAGCGAGAGGCCTTCAGCAGCCCCGTGTCGGCATGAAACAACCCCTCCATACCGTCATCCAGAGCAAATTGGGGATACCGTTCGGCTATGTCGGCTTTGTCGAGATGCTCGTAGTCCAGCTCGGCGGCATCCAGGCTGGCCTTCATCCGCCGGAAGGTGTCGGTCTCAGGACTGCCAAAGTCGAGTCCGCCGGTTTTCACGTACAGTTGCTCCCCCGCCTCCTCTTGCAGGGCAAACCACAGGGGGTAGGCGTCCCGCATGAGATCTACGTAGATGGGGTTGTCATAGGTGTAGCGAATCACGCGGGAATAGCCGTAGGAGCTGCCGTTCTGATGATCTATCTCGAATTGCTCCAGCAGCAGCACCTTTTTCCCAGCCTTTGACAAATAATAGGCCGCCGCGCTGCCAACGCCACCGGCTCCAATCACAATCACATCAAAATGCTGCGCCATGACAATACACTCCTAGCCAAAAGGCCTAGCAAAAAGGGTAAGAAGAGGCGAAAAGGGTAAAAAATATTGGCCCGCCCCCGATGGGCAGGGGCACAGCATGCTGCGCCCCTATACGGGATATCTGCTTTGGGCTGACACAACTAGCGGGCGATCGCGCG
Above is a genomic segment from Leptolyngbya sp. CCY15150 containing:
- a CDS encoding Nit6803 family nitrilase, giving the protein MIDYSRTVRAAAAQISPVLFSREGTVEKVLGAIAEAAQQGVQLIVFPETLVPYYPYFSFIQPPVLMGKAHMQLYEEAVVVPSPTTVAVGQAAKRYGMVVVLGINERDGGSLYNTQLVFDADGDLVLKRRKITPTYHERMVWGQGHGDGLQVVDTAVGRLGALACWEHYNPLARYALMAQHEQIHCAQFPGSLVGDIFKEQIEVTIRHHALEAGCFVVNATSWLSPEQIQQVTTDTTLQRAIQGGCNTAIIGPEGNHLAPAITEGEGLVIADLDFSLLIKRKRMMDSVGHYSRPELLQLYVDRRSQPTMVDHPFPMPPTGEDAGLMNGADAFPNGSPTSPASPPIVT
- a CDS encoding MSMEG_0572/Sll0783 family nitrogen starvation response protein, with translation MPEVTKPAHQTGDFLVDYEEKVFPDVKAEPGEKALVTFHTVAFEGSIGLVNLLQATRLLRKGFETSVLLYGPGVTLGVQRGFPKLGDEAFPGHMAMNNQIVKFMDEGGKVYACRFALQALYGHGEPSLIPGITPINPLDVLDIVLLHRKEGAFILDTWTM
- a CDS encoding MSMEG_0570 family nitrogen starvation response protein — protein: MPEIRFEIEWPDGTHETCYSPSLVVKQYLESEAEYELPDFMERSRAALQEGSNRVQAKYGFPCGLALGQLQRLEATSAKYVNQDNVKVKLLKFIE
- a CDS encoding GntR family transcriptional regulator, translating into MTFSMVSTGQEAGQPLHVFISEQLKEKIETGAYEPGERLPSEFDLGEMFGVSRTTIRKAISSLIQQGLVTTQRGKGIFVTDPHKISFSIANPLLYFDVALKQQGYTSRVQSLRFQRIPASADIKRKLDLSDQDAQVYWQEKIYYADDTPIALDITYYPDATGQALSEPLCQGFTYSTLVKHGIHLMAAKVSLESIPATYKLSEYLAVPLGLPLLVLNYVAYQSDSQKNIRSEAVSERCGNRLPAVCGKTLSRSDWTCYTAEIEVDHPDFSSLAELP
- the solA gene encoding N-methyl-L-tryptophan oxidase, whose translation is MAQHFDVIVIGAGGVGSAAAYYLSKAGKKVLLLEQFEIDHQNGSSYGYSRVIRYTYDNPIYVDLMRDAYPLWFALQEEAGEQLYVKTGGLDFGSPETDTFRRMKASLDAAELDYEHLDKADIAERYPQFALDDGMEGLFHADTGLLKASRCVLSHIRLAQERGATVIDQTPVLTVTPSEYGVEVVTEGETYHCDRIILTVGSWAKGLLAQQGINLPLKIMPCQLGFYQPGTPADFEPGKFPVFFAHMNGPYGEMPYGIPHEDPSIGLKITTFYGWDTVEKPSEVDYTPSQDWTERIRDFARQYIPDAAGPLISTRRCLYTLTPDKDFVIDQHPNYPQVVIGAGFSGHGFKFTTLMGKMLSDLAIEGQTPHNTSLFKLSRFQPVAV